In Coriobacteriia bacterium, one genomic interval encodes:
- a CDS encoding class E sortase: MPEAGSGPERRSWRLAASLLGDVFLGIAIGLLGYYAVTNGVTAVEQQALQAQIPQVADVRIVPNESGSVVTTDSANSAEQDKAYWGGLAEGDAFGRLVIARIGLDVVVVKGVNRDDLMKGPGWIPTTSVPGTTGNVGIAGHRTTYLAPFRDVDQLQVGDTIEFYTPYSRYTYRVSRTLIVLPTQVDVMDPTPSPMLTLSACHPPFSAEYRMIVQSDLAKVERLAPASASK; encoded by the coding sequence ATGCCGGAAGCGGGGAGCGGCCCTGAGAGGCGGAGCTGGAGGCTGGCAGCTTCTCTTCTCGGCGATGTGTTTCTCGGCATCGCGATCGGGCTGCTCGGCTACTACGCGGTGACAAACGGGGTCACGGCTGTCGAGCAGCAGGCCCTTCAGGCGCAAATTCCGCAGGTTGCAGACGTGCGTATCGTTCCCAACGAATCCGGGTCTGTGGTAACCACGGACTCTGCGAATTCAGCCGAGCAGGACAAGGCGTACTGGGGCGGACTTGCCGAGGGTGACGCTTTTGGCCGGCTGGTCATCGCGCGCATTGGACTGGACGTTGTGGTCGTCAAGGGCGTGAACCGGGACGATCTCATGAAGGGTCCGGGGTGGATCCCCACGACGAGCGTTCCCGGGACCACCGGCAACGTCGGCATCGCGGGGCACAGGACGACGTACCTGGCTCCGTTTCGCGACGTCGACCAGCTTCAAGTTGGTGACACAATCGAGTTCTACACGCCGTACAGCCGCTACACTTATCGGGTGAGCCGTACGCTGATCGTGTTGCCGACGCAGGTGGATGTCATGGACCCGACGCCGTCGCCCATGCTGACGCTTTCGGCGTGTCATCCTCCGTTCAGCGCCGAGTACAGAATGATCGTTCAGTCCGACCTCGCGAAAGTCGAACGCCTAGCGCCGGCTTCCGCGTCGAAATAG
- a CDS encoding DUF11 domain-containing protein: MRKLLYRPNGFRRMISAVMAVVFTVSIAGSGLILPSTASACPSNKAEIQILKFNDTNADGVKQSSEAKLGGFTFYIKNLATGHVFTETTHNGSGLTDLVQLDVGRYEITEQVKSGYKNTTTLPKIVEILASDLGKIKPAIEIGNKEVGSIKVTKYLSSNGSSESGPRLAGNWTFSLYKNGALIETKSTNGGDHVHFDGLFVGGGYTVTEDLTGNTGYYLVTRLDQKTLSVCAGDTTDLSVFNAKYAKIIVTKNNAAGGTIKGVTMTLTGPGGTRTGTTGNDGTYTFGNLLPGTYTVAETVPSGWYSVDPKTSVTLTVKTGDTASCAFTNAQFASVTVKKFQDYNLNGTRDSGEPLLSGWTFALKSSDTTVASGITNANGEVTFSNLLNGTYSLVEVAQTGWYATTTLPITVGLSQGQNASFEVGNTYDVTKSFEFTYRNMPAGAKLYATYQVVGGGSGRVDLVRDGTTDAYKGSVKLPVMSVITGSWMIELASGESIALKAPFGPETLSADLLNKNDYYDPTLSGLKYNDLNANGQRDQGEPGIAGWGITLERLVPSGGQIQPNAVVATTWETWATTTTDANGNYSFIDMPPGTYRVVEEQRAGWVNLEHPNGTMVVENGTAITGLLFGNYQPPSVTALKYNDQNGNGVREANEPALSGWTFALYNGETTVTVTTGADGKALFSDLKPGTYVLSEVEQAGWFNTTGLPYTFTLQSGDAGTILVGNALALGFSDVTLVKSADRTKAKPGDLVTYTLTYTNTEPLTVSGLTITDNYDQRYMTPVNVAGGIDNGDTIKWVDNTPLKQGESRTITYTMRVKAAMPAGTTHIGNTATITPYDHQSSWNVDVTVDDPFLPFTGGNWSLIGMFALLAAGLGVFLRRIGRTSH; this comes from the coding sequence ATGAGGAAACTGCTGTATCGGCCGAATGGCTTCCGGCGAATGATTTCGGCGGTCATGGCCGTCGTGTTTACCGTGTCCATTGCAGGATCAGGGCTGATCCTGCCCTCGACGGCCTCGGCGTGTCCATCCAACAAAGCTGAGATTCAGATTCTCAAGTTCAATGACACAAACGCCGACGGAGTGAAGCAGTCGAGCGAGGCGAAGCTCGGTGGGTTCACGTTCTACATCAAGAACCTCGCTACAGGCCACGTATTCACTGAAACCACTCATAACGGGTCTGGCTTGACCGACCTTGTCCAGCTTGACGTTGGCAGGTACGAGATTACCGAGCAGGTCAAGAGTGGCTACAAGAACACCACGACCCTGCCGAAGATCGTCGAGATCCTTGCCTCGGACTTGGGCAAGATCAAGCCGGCCATTGAGATCGGCAACAAGGAAGTCGGCAGCATCAAAGTCACCAAGTACTTGAGTTCTAACGGTTCGAGTGAGAGTGGACCCAGACTTGCAGGGAACTGGACGTTTTCTCTCTACAAGAACGGCGCCTTGATCGAAACGAAGTCTACAAATGGAGGCGATCACGTTCACTTTGATGGATTGTTCGTTGGTGGTGGCTACACGGTTACAGAGGACCTCACCGGGAATACCGGGTACTACCTTGTTACGAGACTAGATCAGAAGACACTGTCAGTGTGTGCGGGGGATACGACCGATCTCAGTGTCTTCAACGCCAAGTACGCAAAGATCATCGTCACCAAGAACAACGCAGCCGGTGGCACTATCAAGGGCGTGACCATGACGCTGACAGGTCCCGGGGGAACGCGTACAGGAACAACCGGCAACGATGGAACATACACGTTCGGCAACCTTCTCCCCGGCACATACACGGTTGCAGAGACCGTGCCCTCGGGCTGGTACAGTGTGGATCCCAAGACCTCGGTGACGCTGACCGTCAAGACAGGCGACACCGCCTCCTGTGCCTTCACCAACGCGCAGTTCGCCTCTGTGACGGTAAAGAAGTTCCAAGACTACAACCTGAACGGAACCCGCGACTCCGGCGAGCCGCTGCTCTCAGGTTGGACGTTTGCTCTGAAGAGTAGCGATACCACCGTTGCCTCTGGAATCACAAATGCCAACGGTGAGGTCACCTTCAGCAACCTTCTCAACGGGACGTACAGCTTGGTTGAGGTGGCGCAGACCGGTTGGTATGCAACAACTACCCTGCCCATCACTGTTGGGCTGAGCCAGGGACAGAATGCGTCTTTTGAGGTCGGCAACACCTACGACGTCACAAAATCCTTCGAGTTCACATATCGCAACATGCCTGCGGGCGCGAAGCTTTATGCCACATACCAAGTCGTCGGCGGCGGGTCGGGCCGAGTGGATCTGGTTCGCGACGGAACCACGGATGCCTACAAAGGCTCCGTGAAGCTGCCTGTGATGTCTGTGATCACCGGTAGCTGGATGATCGAGCTTGCCAGTGGCGAGTCCATTGCCCTGAAGGCACCGTTCGGTCCGGAAACCCTCAGCGCGGATCTGCTCAACAAGAATGATTACTACGATCCGACTCTCTCCGGTCTTAAGTACAACGACCTCAATGCCAATGGTCAGCGCGATCAAGGCGAGCCTGGCATCGCTGGCTGGGGCATCACCCTTGAGCGCTTGGTTCCCAGCGGTGGGCAGATCCAGCCCAACGCCGTGGTCGCGACCACGTGGGAGACATGGGCAACCACTACCACGGATGCGAACGGCAACTACTCGTTCATCGACATGCCTCCGGGAACCTACCGCGTGGTCGAGGAGCAGCGTGCCGGTTGGGTCAATCTTGAGCATCCGAACGGGACCATGGTTGTTGAGAACGGAACCGCGATCACCGGTCTGCTGTTCGGGAACTACCAGCCGCCGAGTGTCACCGCACTCAAGTACAACGATCAGAACGGTAACGGCGTGCGCGAGGCCAACGAGCCGGCGCTTTCCGGTTGGACGTTCGCCCTCTACAACGGTGAGACCACGGTGACTGTGACGACCGGCGCCGACGGTAAGGCTCTCTTCTCGGATCTCAAGCCGGGAACCTACGTGCTGAGCGAAGTCGAGCAGGCGGGCTGGTTCAACACGACCGGACTTCCGTACACGTTCACCCTACAGAGCGGCGATGCCGGCACCATTCTCGTCGGTAATGCGCTTGCTCTCGGGTTCTCGGATGTCACGCTCGTCAAGTCCGCCGATCGCACGAAGGCAAAGCCTGGCGATCTGGTGACCTATACGCTCACGTACACCAACACCGAGCCCCTGACGGTCTCGGGCCTGACGATCACGGACAACTACGATCAGCGATACATGACCCCCGTGAATGTGGCGGGCGGGATCGACAATGGCGACACCATCAAGTGGGTCGACAACACCCCGCTTAAGCAGGGCGAGTCACGCACGATCACCTATACAATGCGCGTGAAGGCAGCGATGCCTGCAGGTACGACGCACATCGGCAACACCGCGACGATCACGCCCTACGACCACCAGTCGTCTTGGAACGTTGACGTGACCGTTGACGATCCATTCCTGCCCTTCACGGGCGGCAACTGGTCTCTCATCGGGATGTTCGCACTGCTTGCCGCAGGTCTCGGAGTATTCCTCCGCAGGATCGGACGGACTTCGCACTAG